A window of the Verminephrobacter eiseniae EF01-2 genome harbors these coding sequences:
- a CDS encoding cell division protein FtsZ: protein MSTLQLSLSILGALVLALIVAYNAWTTRRHTPRRAQDEAHGGRREPGFAAGAMPPADPLDDPAADAQAARQWPVPALPPERRYGLDPLIDVIAPLQPEHPVSGAAALAALPPTRRAGSKPFAIEGLNQTTQQWETPAPGQRYQSFQAGVQLTNRMGALNEIEFSEFVVKTQAFADAINAAPDFPDMLHEVARARELDQFASEHDAQLTFMLRAREAAWSPGYVQQNAARLGFVPGAMPGRLVLPASQPGAPPMLTLSYDTQAALADDPDQSALRDISLGLDVAQIDRTEQAFARLRDVAAALCEAMDGALCDQHGQPLPAMAMEPIAADLERLYDQLDGRDLSAGSALARRLFS from the coding sequence ATGAGCACATTGCAACTGAGTCTGAGCATCCTCGGCGCCCTGGTGCTGGCCCTGATCGTGGCCTACAACGCCTGGACCACGCGCCGCCACACCCCCCGGCGCGCGCAGGACGAGGCGCACGGCGGGCGCCGCGAACCCGGCTTCGCCGCCGGCGCCATGCCGCCTGCCGACCCCCTGGATGACCCTGCCGCCGATGCCCAAGCGGCCCGGCAATGGCCCGTGCCGGCCTTGCCCCCGGAGCGCCGCTACGGGCTCGACCCGTTGATCGACGTGATCGCGCCGCTACAGCCCGAGCACCCGGTCTCGGGCGCGGCCGCGCTGGCCGCGCTGCCGCCGACACGCCGCGCAGGCAGCAAGCCCTTTGCCATCGAGGGCCTGAACCAAACCACGCAGCAATGGGAGACCCCGGCGCCCGGCCAGCGCTACCAGAGCTTTCAGGCCGGGGTGCAGTTGACCAACCGCATGGGCGCGCTCAACGAAATCGAATTCTCGGAATTCGTGGTCAAGACCCAAGCCTTTGCCGACGCCATCAACGCCGCGCCCGACTTTCCCGACATGCTGCACGAAGTGGCGCGCGCGCGCGAACTCGACCAATTCGCCAGCGAGCATGACGCGCAACTGACCTTCATGCTGCGCGCGCGCGAAGCCGCCTGGAGCCCCGGCTACGTGCAGCAAAACGCCGCGCGCCTGGGCTTCGTGCCCGGCGCCATGCCGGGCCGGCTGGTGCTGCCCGCCAGCCAGCCGGGCGCGCCGCCCATGCTCACGCTCAGCTATGACACCCAGGCCGCGCTGGCCGACGACCCCGACCAGTCCGCCCTGCGCGACATCAGCCTGGGCCTGGACGTGGCCCAGATCGACCGCACCGAACAAGCCTTTGCACGCCTGCGCGACGTGGCCGCCGCGCTGTGCGAAGCCATGGACGGCGCACTGTGCGACCAGCATGGCCAGCCGCTGCCGGCAATGGCCATGGAGCCTATCGCCGCCGACCTGGAGCGGCTGTACGACCAACTCGACGGGCGCGATCTGTCCGCCGGCTCGGCACTGGCCCGGCGCCTGTTCAGTTGA
- a CDS encoding acetyl-CoA C-acetyltransferase: protein MTQAYVFDALRTPRGKGKKDGRLHEVKPIDLLAGLLHALQARQRFDTAAVDDVVMGIVSPVGEQGSVLPKVAALKAGWDFRCAGVQINRFCASGLEAVNLAAQKVRSGWEDLVVAGGVECMSRVPLGSDGGAWAQDPETNLATLFVPQGIGADLIATLDGLRRADVDAFALESQRRASAARAAGYFAHSVVPVRDFLGQTILDEDEFIKPQTTLEGLAALKPSFEILGGMGFDAVALQRYPQVERIAHVHHAGNSSGIVDGAAAVLIGNEAAAKAHGLTPRARIVATALSGADPSIMLTGPMPATRKVLARAGMTLAQIDLFEVNEAFAAVPMRFMRELGVPHDKLNVNGGAIAMGHPLGATGAMLLGTLIDELHRRSQRYGLVTLCVGGGMGIATIVERL, encoded by the coding sequence ATGACGCAAGCCTATGTGTTCGACGCCCTGCGCACCCCGCGCGGCAAGGGCAAGAAGGACGGCCGCCTGCACGAAGTCAAACCCATCGATCTGCTCGCGGGTCTGTTGCACGCGCTGCAGGCGCGCCAGCGCTTCGATACGGCGGCGGTCGACGATGTGGTCATGGGCATCGTCTCGCCGGTGGGCGAACAAGGGTCCGTGCTGCCCAAGGTGGCTGCGCTCAAGGCCGGCTGGGATTTTCGCTGCGCCGGCGTGCAGATCAACCGCTTTTGCGCATCGGGCCTGGAAGCCGTGAATCTGGCCGCGCAAAAAGTGCGCTCGGGCTGGGAAGACCTGGTGGTGGCCGGCGGCGTGGAATGCATGAGCCGCGTGCCGCTAGGCTCGGACGGCGGCGCCTGGGCGCAGGACCCCGAGACCAACCTGGCCACGCTGTTCGTGCCCCAGGGCATCGGCGCCGATCTGATCGCCACGCTCGACGGCTTGCGCCGCGCCGATGTCGATGCCTTTGCGCTCGAGTCGCAGCGCCGCGCCAGCGCCGCGCGCGCGGCCGGGTATTTCGCGCATTCGGTGGTGCCGGTGCGCGACTTCCTGGGCCAGACCATCCTGGACGAAGACGAATTCATCAAGCCCCAGACCACGCTCGAAGGTCTGGCCGCGCTCAAACCCTCGTTCGAGATCCTGGGCGGCATGGGCTTCGACGCCGTGGCGCTGCAACGCTACCCGCAGGTCGAGCGCATCGCGCATGTGCACCACGCGGGCAACTCCTCGGGCATCGTCGATGGCGCGGCCGCCGTGCTGATCGGCAACGAGGCCGCCGCCAAGGCGCATGGCCTGACGCCGCGCGCGCGCATCGTCGCCACGGCGCTCAGCGGTGCCGACCCCAGCATCATGCTCACCGGCCCGATGCCGGCCACGCGCAAGGTGCTGGCGCGCGCCGGCATGACGCTGGCGCAGATCGACCTGTTCGAGGTCAACGAAGCCTTTGCCGCCGTGCCCATGCGCTTCATGCGCGAGTTGGGCGTGCCGCACGACAAGCTCAACGTGAACGGCGGCGCGATCGCCATGGGCCACCCGCTGGGCGCCACCGGCGCGATGCTGCTGGGCACCCTGATCGACGAGTTGCACCGCCGCAGCCAACGCTACGGCCTGGTCACCCTGTGCGTGGGTGGCGGCATGGGCATTGCCACCATCGTCGAACGCCTGTGA
- the ligA gene encoding NAD-dependent DNA ligase LigA: MDPAQADARIRALREQLVHWAHQYHVLDAPSVPDAEYDRAFQALQALEAAHPALITPDSPTRRVQGAVLQGLTPVRHALPMLSIQTETDTGAGGAQAFDARVRRELGLTDADPAIEYVVEPKFDGLAMGLRYENRRLVQAATRGDGEIGEDVTHNIRTIRQIPLGLPDDAPALLEVRGEVYMRRADFDALNQRQRAQSGKTFVNPRNAAAGAVRQLDANITAQRPLRFFAYGLGAVTAPGEGGPAWRTHYALLQTLKSWGFPVAEQVGIAHGASQLAALHEQIGARRDALPYDIDGVVYKVNALQLQRDLGFKTREPRWAVAHKYPAQEMPTRVEGIELQVGRTGKLTPVARLAPVFVGGVTVTNATLHNLFEIRKKQVRVGDTVTVRRAGDVIPEVVGVLPGQRSAYVANFRMPAHCPVCGSAVVREKGEANHRCTGGLFCAAQRKEALLHFAARRALDIEGLGDKLVDQLVDAELVRGLPDLYRLDLVALSALDRMAEKSAQNLLDALEKSRQTTLPRFLFGLGLRHVGEATAKDLARHFGTLDAIMNASVEQLLQVSDIGPVVAQSLHCFFQQPHNREVVAQLRACGLRWPEGAPPERPAQRLAGKSVVLTGTLPTLGRDAARDLLEAAGAKVTGSVSKKTSYLIAGAEAGSKLAKARELGIPVLDEAGMLALLAGE, translated from the coding sequence ATGGACCCCGCGCAGGCGGACGCCAGGATCCGCGCACTGCGCGAGCAACTGGTTCACTGGGCCCACCAATACCATGTGCTGGACGCGCCCAGCGTGCCCGATGCCGAATACGACCGCGCATTCCAGGCCCTGCAGGCCCTGGAGGCCGCCCACCCGGCGCTGATCACCCCGGACTCGCCGACCCGGCGCGTGCAGGGCGCGGTGCTGCAAGGACTGACCCCGGTGCGCCACGCGCTGCCCATGCTCAGCATCCAGACCGAAACCGACACCGGGGCCGGCGGCGCGCAAGCCTTCGACGCCCGCGTGCGGCGCGAACTGGGACTGACCGACGCCGACCCGGCCATCGAATACGTGGTCGAACCCAAGTTCGACGGCCTGGCGATGGGCCTGCGCTACGAAAACCGCCGCCTGGTGCAGGCCGCCACCCGTGGCGATGGCGAGATCGGCGAAGACGTGACGCACAACATCCGCACCATCCGGCAGATACCGCTGGGCCTGCCCGACGACGCCCCTGCGCTGCTGGAAGTGCGCGGCGAGGTCTACATGCGCCGCGCCGACTTCGACGCGCTCAACCAGCGCCAGCGCGCGCAAAGCGGCAAAACCTTTGTCAACCCGCGCAACGCCGCGGCCGGCGCAGTGCGCCAGCTCGACGCCAACATCACCGCCCAGCGCCCGCTGCGCTTTTTTGCCTACGGCCTGGGCGCCGTCACCGCGCCGGGCGAAGGCGGCCCGGCATGGCGCACCCACTACGCGCTGCTGCAAACCCTCAAATCCTGGGGCTTCCCGGTCGCAGAGCAGGTCGGCATCGCGCATGGAGCAAGCCAACTGGCGGCATTGCATGAGCAGATCGGCGCCCGCCGCGACGCGCTGCCCTACGACATCGACGGCGTGGTCTACAAAGTCAACGCGCTGCAACTGCAACGCGACCTGGGCTTCAAAACCCGCGAACCGCGCTGGGCCGTGGCGCACAAATACCCGGCGCAAGAGATGCCCACGCGCGTCGAAGGCATAGAACTGCAAGTCGGCCGCACCGGCAAACTCACCCCCGTGGCCCGGCTCGCGCCGGTATTCGTCGGCGGGGTCACGGTGACCAACGCCACCTTGCACAACCTGTTCGAGATCCGCAAAAAACAGGTGCGCGTGGGCGACACCGTGACCGTGCGGCGGGCCGGCGACGTCATCCCCGAGGTGGTCGGCGTGCTGCCCGGCCAGCGGTCGGCCTACGTCGCCAACTTCCGCATGCCCGCCCACTGCCCCGTCTGCGGCAGCGCCGTGGTGCGCGAAAAAGGCGAGGCCAACCACCGCTGCACCGGCGGCCTGTTCTGCGCCGCCCAGCGCAAAGAAGCCCTGTTGCACTTTGCCGCGCGCCGCGCGCTGGACATCGAAGGGCTGGGCGACAAACTGGTAGACCAACTGGTCGACGCCGAACTGGTGCGCGGCCTGCCCGACCTGTACCGGCTGGACCTGGTCGCCCTCAGCGCGCTCGATCGCATGGCCGAAAAATCGGCGCAAAACCTGCTCGACGCACTGGAAAAATCGCGGCAAACCACCTTGCCGCGCTTCCTGTTCGGCCTGGGGCTGCGCCATGTCGGCGAAGCCACGGCCAAAGACCTGGCGCGCCACTTCGGCACGCTCGACGCCATCATGAACGCCAGCGTCGAGCAACTGCTGCAAGTCAGCGACATCGGCCCGGTGGTCGCGCAAAGCCTGCACTGCTTCTTCCAGCAGCCGCACAACCGCGAAGTGGTGGCGCAGCTACGCGCCTGCGGCCTGCGCTGGCCCGAAGGCGCGCCCCCCGAGCGCCCCGCCCAACGGCTGGCCGGCAAGAGCGTGGTTCTGACCGGCACCTTGCCCACCCTGGGCCGCGACGCCGCGCGCGACCTGCTCGAAGCCGCCGGCGCCAAAGTCACCGGCTCGGTCAGCAAAAAAACCAGCTACCTGATCGCCGGCGCCGAAGCCGGCAGCAAACTGGCCAAGGCCCGGGAACTGGGCATCCCCGTGCTGGACGAGGCCGGCATGCTGGCCTTGCTGGCCGGCGAGTGA
- a CDS encoding 3-hydroxyacyl-CoA dehydrogenase NAD-binding domain-containing protein — protein sequence MQTIRYELIAAAGGQVAQITFDQAGSSVNTMCRQWQEELGQVTALVLADRDRLGAALKGLVLASAKSSFFAGADLKATMRLTPADAPAAFGEIERMKKHFRTLETLGIPVVACLNGAALGGGWEVALIAHYRIAVDDANIRLGLPEVTLGLMPGATGVTKMTRLLGLMGAQPYLLEGRLLSPAEALQLQLVHELVATPEQLLPAALACIAAHPQSAQPWDGKNYAMPGGSPASPALANALAVAPAQLKKTTRGRHPAPEAVLAAMVEGALVDYDTALRIESRYLARLMTGPVARNMINTFFFDLNAIRSGKSRPAGSPRFQPAKVGILGAGMMGAGIAWAQASRGIATVLQDLSLEKADGGKAYSARLAQARVGQGRMTPQAQQALLARITATADVADLAGCELIIEAVFENRALKAQVTRAAEPQLAPGGFFASNTSTLPITGLAQASARPGKFIGIHFFSPVDKMKLVEIIRGQATDDDTVARAFDYVQALGKVPIVVNDARGFYTSRTFGTMVMEGAAMLGEGLPAPVIENAALQAGLPVGPLALLDETALTLSVHVLEQTRADHAAAGTGYSATPGESLVERMVKELRRPGRAGGGGFYDYPAGAKKQLWPELRRLFEKPGLAWSVPEIQDRLLYRQAIETARCLAEGVLTSVSDANIGSIFGIGFPAWTGGAMQFIYGTGIEPFLRRAQELAQRHGAGFAVDAPLRQVIERHQPVY from the coding sequence ATGCAAACCATACGCTACGAACTGATCGCCGCCGCCGGCGGCCAAGTCGCGCAAATCACCTTCGACCAGGCCGGCTCCAGTGTCAACACCATGTGCCGCCAGTGGCAGGAAGAACTGGGCCAGGTCACGGCCTTGGTGCTGGCCGACCGTGATCGCCTGGGCGCCGCGCTCAAGGGCCTGGTGCTGGCATCGGCCAAATCCAGCTTCTTTGCCGGGGCCGACCTGAAGGCGACGATGCGCCTGACCCCGGCCGATGCGCCCGCCGCCTTTGGCGAGATCGAGCGCATGAAAAAACACTTCCGCACCCTGGAGACGCTGGGCATTCCGGTCGTCGCCTGCCTGAACGGCGCCGCGCTCGGCGGCGGTTGGGAAGTGGCGCTGATCGCGCATTACCGCATCGCCGTGGACGACGCCAACATCCGCCTGGGCCTGCCCGAGGTCACGCTCGGCCTGATGCCTGGCGCCACCGGCGTGACCAAGATGACGCGCCTGCTGGGCCTGATGGGCGCGCAGCCCTATCTGCTCGAAGGCCGGCTCCTGTCCCCCGCCGAGGCGCTGCAACTGCAGTTGGTGCATGAGCTCGTGGCCACGCCCGAGCAACTCTTGCCCGCCGCGCTGGCCTGCATCGCCGCCCACCCGCAGTCGGCGCAACCGTGGGACGGCAAGAACTACGCAATGCCCGGCGGCAGCCCCGCCAGCCCGGCGCTGGCCAACGCGCTGGCCGTGGCGCCGGCGCAGTTGAAAAAGACCACGCGCGGCCGCCACCCCGCGCCCGAGGCCGTGCTGGCCGCGATGGTCGAAGGCGCCCTGGTGGACTACGACACGGCGTTGCGCATCGAAAGCCGCTATCTGGCCCGGCTGATGACCGGGCCTGTGGCGCGCAACATGATCAACACCTTCTTCTTCGACCTGAACGCGATCCGCAGCGGCAAGTCGCGCCCCGCAGGCAGCCCGCGCTTCCAGCCCGCCAAGGTCGGCATCCTTGGCGCCGGCATGATGGGCGCGGGCATCGCCTGGGCCCAGGCCAGCCGTGGCATTGCCACCGTCTTGCAAGACCTGAGCCTGGAAAAGGCCGACGGCGGCAAAGCCTACAGCGCCCGGCTCGCGCAGGCGCGCGTCGGCCAGGGCCGCATGACGCCGCAGGCACAGCAGGCCCTGCTGGCGCGCATCACCGCCACGGCCGATGTGGCCGACCTGGCCGGCTGCGAACTGATCATCGAAGCCGTGTTCGAGAACCGCGCGCTCAAGGCCCAGGTCACGCGCGCGGCCGAGCCGCAGCTCGCACCCGGCGGTTTTTTCGCCAGCAACACCTCGACCCTGCCGATCACCGGCCTGGCCCAGGCCAGCGCCCGGCCCGGGAAGTTCATCGGCATCCACTTCTTCAGCCCGGTGGACAAGATGAAACTGGTCGAAATCATCCGCGGCCAGGCCACCGACGACGACACCGTGGCGCGCGCGTTCGACTATGTGCAGGCCCTGGGCAAGGTGCCGATCGTGGTCAACGACGCGCGCGGCTTCTACACCAGCCGCACCTTCGGCACGATGGTCATGGAAGGCGCGGCCATGCTCGGCGAGGGCCTGCCCGCCCCGGTGATCGAAAACGCCGCGCTGCAAGCCGGCCTGCCGGTAGGCCCGCTGGCCCTGCTCGACGAAACCGCGCTCACGCTCAGCGTCCATGTCCTCGAGCAGACCCGCGCCGACCACGCCGCCGCAGGCACGGGCTACAGCGCCACGCCCGGCGAGTCGTTGGTCGAACGCATGGTCAAGGAACTGCGGCGCCCCGGCCGCGCCGGTGGCGGCGGCTTCTACGACTACCCCGCAGGCGCGAAAAAGCAGCTCTGGCCCGAGTTGCGCCGTTTGTTCGAGAAACCGGGCCTGGCCTGGAGCGTGCCGGAGATTCAAGACCGCCTGCTCTACCGCCAGGCCATCGAGACCGCGCGCTGCCTGGCCGAAGGCGTGCTCACCAGCGTGTCCGACGCCAACATCGGCTCGATCTTCGGCATCGGTTTTCCGGCCTGGACCGGCGGGGCCATGCAATTCATCTACGGCACCGGCATCGAGCCTTTCCTGCGCCGCGCGCAGGAACTGGCGCAGCGGCATGGGGCCGGGTTTGCGGTGGATGCGCCACTGCGGCAGGTCATCGAGAGGCACCAACCGGTGTATTGA
- the rimI gene encoding ribosomal protein S18-alanine N-acetyltransferase, which translates to MSALPTPPANARPARRQARLEVRFEALTLARLDAVLAVEQSAYPNPWTRGNFTDAIASGYQAQVLMAGEHLLGYFVAMMGVDEVHLLNITVAPAFQRQGWARVLLDALTLWARRRGAQWLWLEVRVSNLRAQHVYQAQGFRCVGERKRYYPAAQGGWREDAMIMSLAL; encoded by the coding sequence ATGAGCGCTCTGCCGACACCCCCTGCCAACGCCCGGCCAGCGCGCCGGCAAGCGCGTTTGGAAGTGCGCTTCGAAGCGCTCACGCTGGCCCGGCTCGATGCCGTGCTGGCCGTGGAACAGAGCGCCTACCCGAACCCCTGGACGCGCGGCAACTTCACCGACGCCATCGCCTCGGGCTACCAGGCCCAGGTGCTGATGGCAGGCGAGCATCTGCTGGGCTACTTCGTGGCCATGATGGGGGTCGACGAGGTGCATCTGCTGAACATCACCGTCGCCCCCGCATTCCAGCGCCAGGGCTGGGCCCGGGTGCTGCTCGACGCGCTGACCCTGTGGGCGCGCAGACGCGGCGCGCAGTGGCTCTGGCTGGAGGTGCGCGTGAGCAACCTGCGCGCCCAGCATGTCTACCAGGCACAAGGGTTTCGCTGCGTCGGCGAGCGCAAGCGCTACTACCCGGCAGCCCAGGGCGGCTGGCGCGAGGATGCGATGATCATGAGTCTGGCCCTGTGA
- a CDS encoding ABC transporter ATP-binding protein, whose protein sequence is MPAVSFQGVSKTFATPKGPFQALSQVSLDIGQGEFFGLLGPNGAGKTTLISILAGLARASSGRVLVQGLDVQADFAEARRRLGVVPQELVFDPFFNVRESLRIQSGYFGVKNNEAWIDELLVSLGLADRADANMRQLSGGMKRRVLVAQALVHKPPIIVLDEPTAGVDVELRQTLWQFIARLNRQGHTVLLTTHYLEEAEALCGRIAMLKAGQVVALDSTSQLLTAASGSMLQFKTDIALPPALARLARVTGRVVQLPAQDAADIESHLAALRLAEVALQDLEIRRPDLEDVFLQVMAGHSRSNLTGLAGTGAPQ, encoded by the coding sequence ATGCCCGCAGTTTCATTTCAAGGCGTCTCCAAAACCTTTGCCACGCCCAAAGGGCCTTTTCAGGCACTGAGCCAGGTCAGCCTGGACATAGGGCAAGGCGAATTCTTCGGATTGTTGGGCCCGAACGGGGCCGGCAAAACCACCCTCATCAGCATTCTGGCAGGGCTGGCGCGCGCCAGCAGTGGCCGGGTGCTGGTGCAGGGCCTGGATGTGCAGGCCGACTTCGCCGAGGCCCGGCGCCGGCTGGGCGTGGTGCCGCAGGAACTGGTGTTCGACCCGTTCTTCAATGTGCGCGAATCGCTGCGCATACAGTCGGGGTACTTTGGCGTCAAGAACAACGAGGCCTGGATCGACGAACTGCTGGTCAGCCTGGGCTTGGCCGACCGGGCCGACGCCAATATGCGGCAGTTGTCCGGCGGCATGAAGCGGCGCGTGCTGGTGGCCCAGGCCCTGGTGCACAAGCCGCCCATCATCGTGCTCGACGAGCCTACGGCCGGCGTCGATGTGGAACTGCGCCAGACGCTGTGGCAGTTCATCGCCCGGCTGAACCGGCAAGGGCATACCGTGCTGCTGACCACCCATTACCTGGAAGAGGCCGAAGCCCTGTGCGGCCGCATCGCCATGCTCAAGGCCGGGCAGGTGGTGGCGTTGGACAGCACTTCGCAATTGCTCACGGCGGCCTCGGGCAGCATGCTGCAATTCAAGACCGACATCGCGTTGCCGCCGGCGCTGGCCCGCCTGGCGCGGGTGACCGGGCGCGTCGTGCAGTTGCCCGCGCAGGATGCGGCCGACATCGAAAGCCATCTGGCGGCGCTGCGCCTGGCGGAGGTGGCGCTGCAAGACCTGGAGATCCGCCGCCCGGACCTGGAAGATGTGTTCCTGCAGGTGATGGCCGGCCACTCCCGATCCAACCTGACTGGCCTGGCCGGCACGGGAGCGCCGCAATGA
- a CDS encoding ABC transporter permease has product MTGWQTLFCKEVLRFWKVSFQTVAAPVLTAVLYLLIFGHVLEDHVKVYQRISYTAFLVPGLVMMSVLQNAFANSSSSLVQSKIMGSLVFLLLTPLSHRAWFVAYVGSSIVRGLVVGLGVFIVTLAFAVPEFAAPLWIIVFALLGAALLATLGLIAGLWADKFDQMAAFQNFIIMPMTFLSGVFYSIQSLPPFWQTVSHLNPFFYMIDGFRYGFFGQSDVSPWLSLAIVGAAWLAVAALAMQLLRTGYKIRH; this is encoded by the coding sequence ATGACCGGCTGGCAAACCCTTTTCTGCAAGGAAGTGCTGCGCTTTTGGAAGGTCAGCTTCCAGACCGTGGCCGCGCCGGTGCTGACCGCCGTGCTGTACCTGCTGATCTTTGGCCATGTGCTCGAAGATCATGTGAAGGTCTACCAGCGCATCAGCTACACCGCCTTCCTGGTGCCCGGCCTGGTGATGATGAGCGTGCTGCAAAACGCTTTTGCCAATAGTTCGTCGAGCCTCGTCCAGAGCAAGATCATGGGCAGCCTGGTGTTCTTGCTGCTCACGCCGCTGTCGCACCGGGCCTGGTTCGTGGCCTATGTGGGCTCGTCGATCGTGCGCGGGCTGGTGGTCGGGCTGGGGGTGTTCATCGTCACGCTGGCGTTTGCGGTTCCCGAATTCGCCGCGCCGCTGTGGATCATCGTTTTTGCGTTGCTCGGGGCGGCGCTGCTGGCCACCCTGGGGCTGATCGCCGGCCTGTGGGCGGACAAGTTCGACCAGATGGCGGCGTTCCAGAACTTCATCATCATGCCGATGACCTTTTTGTCGGGCGTGTTCTATTCGATACAGTCGCTGCCGCCGTTCTGGCAGACGGTCAGCCACCTGAACCCGTTCTTCTACATGATCGACGGCTTTCGTTACGGCTTTTTTGGCCAGAGCGACGTTTCGCCCTGGCTCAGTCTGGCCATCGTCGGCGCAGCCTGGCTGGCCGTGGCTGCATTGGCCATGCAGTTGCTGCGCACCGGCTACAAAATCCGCCACTGA
- the tsaB gene encoding tRNA (adenosine(37)-N6)-threonylcarbamoyltransferase complex dimerization subunit type 1 TsaB: MNLLAFDTSTDTLSIAVQHGADVWQHTGPGGARASVLLIPQVLRLMAQAGLSFDRLDALVFGRGPGSFTGLRTACAVAQGLAYGARGGLGLPVLPVDTLLAVAEEARQRYGCTRVVAVLDARMDEVYHARCEWLPGDGRWRAEPDFGLGAPESVQPPAGWTVAGNARERYGQRLAPAACHVLALPTAPALLRLAPGAIAAGGGVPASAALPRYIRDKVAHTTAERAALRAAHQDGI, translated from the coding sequence ATGAATCTGCTCGCCTTCGACACCAGCACCGACACCCTTTCCATCGCCGTGCAGCATGGCGCAGATGTCTGGCAGCACACCGGCCCCGGCGGTGCGCGGGCCTCGGTCTTGCTGATTCCGCAGGTGCTCCGCCTGATGGCGCAAGCGGGACTGTCGTTCGACAGGCTCGACGCGCTGGTCTTTGGCCGTGGCCCCGGTTCGTTCACCGGCCTGCGCACCGCCTGCGCCGTGGCCCAAGGGCTGGCGTATGGCGCACGCGGGGGCCTGGGCCTGCCCGTGCTGCCCGTGGACACCCTGCTTGCCGTGGCCGAAGAAGCGCGCCAACGATACGGCTGCACCCGGGTGGTGGCGGTGCTCGATGCGCGCATGGACGAGGTCTACCATGCGCGCTGCGAGTGGCTGCCCGGCGACGGCCGCTGGCGCGCCGAACCCGACTTCGGCCTGGGCGCGCCCGAATCCGTGCAGCCGCCCGCCGGCTGGACCGTGGCCGGCAATGCGCGCGAGCGCTATGGCCAACGGCTGGCGCCCGCCGCCTGCCATGTGCTGGCGTTGCCCACGGCCCCGGCCCTGCTGCGCCTGGCGCCCGGCGCGATCGCGGCCGGTGGCGGCGTGCCCGCCAGCGCCGCCCTGCCGCGCTATATCCGCGATAAAGTGGCGCACACCACGGCCGAACGGGCCGCCCTGCGTGCCGCCCACCAGGACGGCATATGA
- a CDS encoding uracil-DNA glycosylase family protein: MSLHLDARQRAMLQEMGITVWDPPQVAAAAPATVAATAAASAPAPAQPPAAATPVAERPRAGRRTSPAPARHGDAAAPPAAGATPVALTFGALKLHAAQALYPAADPAQTPAGLGSGWLIVAESLTPAEPLGGAAGRLLDNMLRAMQLHRHPRVFLAALERPGPGQPVSRHRSDVVGCAQPSERSARHIAQPIPSVLASDATPRCASMASADRQMIGDATLASADIPAALADTVAALQPALVLVLGHVAARAALGCTEPLGRLRAGPHQLAACPAVVSYDPAFLLRSPDTKAAAWADLCRALAMVRNAGAAR; encoded by the coding sequence ATGAGCCTTCACCTCGATGCGCGACAGCGCGCCATGCTGCAAGAAATGGGGATCACCGTCTGGGACCCGCCGCAAGTAGCTGCGGCTGCGCCCGCGACCGTCGCCGCAACCGCTGCTGCATCCGCGCCGGCGCCGGCGCAGCCCCCCGCAGCCGCCACGCCGGTGGCGGAACGCCCCCGCGCCGGGCGCAGGACTTCCCCGGCGCCGGCACGGCACGGCGACGCAGCGGCCCCGCCTGCGGCAGGTGCCACCCCCGTGGCACTGACCTTCGGGGCACTGAAACTGCACGCCGCGCAAGCGCTCTACCCCGCTGCGGACCCGGCACAAACGCCTGCCGGCCTGGGCAGCGGCTGGCTGATCGTGGCCGAAAGCCTGACGCCCGCCGAACCCCTGGGCGGTGCTGCCGGACGGCTGCTGGACAACATGCTGCGCGCCATGCAATTGCACCGGCACCCGCGCGTGTTCCTGGCGGCGCTGGAGCGCCCGGGGCCTGGCCAGCCAGTGTCGCGTCACCGATCAGATGTCGTAGGCTGCGCGCAGCCATCGGAGCGCAGCGCAAGGCACATCGCGCAGCCCATACCGAGCGTATTGGCAAGCGATGCAACGCCGCGATGCGCTTCGATGGCCAGCGCAGACCGACAGATGATCGGTGACGCGACACTGGCTAGCGCCGACATCCCGGCCGCCCTGGCCGACACCGTGGCAGCGCTGCAGCCGGCGCTGGTGCTGGTACTGGGCCATGTGGCGGCGCGCGCGGCGCTGGGCTGCACCGAGCCGCTGGGGCGCTTGCGCGCCGGGCCGCACCAGTTGGCGGCTTGCCCGGCAGTGGTGAGCTACGACCCGGCCTTCCTGCTGCGCTCGCCGGACACCAAGGCCGCCGCCTGGGCCGACCTGTGCCGCGCCCTGGCCATGGTGCGCAACGCTGGCGCAGCGCGCTGA